Proteins co-encoded in one Eremothecium sinecaudum strain ATCC 58844 chromosome VI, complete sequence genomic window:
- a CDS encoding uncharacterized protein (Syntenic homolog of Ashbya gossypii AER328W; Syntenic homolog of Saccharomyces cerevisiae YML020W) gives MTTSNSSSHNSDTAVSGNKNQHNLKSPPHQGDVVDSGDIAVDEDADTRPMSSWRLWYGNRRPSLTTATFRTQSTKPEKPDQETSDYNGNACDSPVKGASPWWRVGGFPSFKSPGRKSPEGSNRTAGEYVDEAGSQLLRTAGSIPEELQNGTNDETAKDPTCEVLKDAPKEAVATKSKKKTWPLWNKGSAATVDENNTELNSVKLKKPVTNEVIVTANDAILFKTDEPKESPSEGSAQLQSENSDHNGHILVPSFDILPNYTALSYLYISIGTIGHMLRLIGESRFKHQSLYRRSAEKAINVLSDNKTRPVKVLLVGVHGFFPTKMIRPIIGEPTGTSTKFITEAEKTVIRWFKNQGTPVEVSKIALEKEGKIFDRVDFFFEVMKKWSNELNEADFVYFIAHSQGCPVTIMLLARLIDAGVIHLKTPYTNPDAPLDFVDATKDKVISLLCMAGINNGPFHGVDQTFLLKAYATIESDSLQELFQFQDFNALQSKKYIQALRLIVANNVKITFIGSINDQLVPLYSSTCLFAHHPNIFKATFIDKDSKTPAFITRIVKIAYHLINLGYDDHNIIKEISASLAGSLTCGGHSKVYYEDQVYELGIKFALQTTNLPADVPLIYKPYQVNQLGSNPYHLPWCMRGLLYETSVHLDKEETIELFREFDEWEPETKQLKDVKFRLNGLKSKL, from the coding sequence ATGACAACTAGTAATAGTTCATCTCACAACTCTGACACTGCGGTATCGGGAAACAAAAACCAACATAATTTAAAAAGTCCTCCTCACCAAGGTGATGTAGTTGATTCAGGTGATATAGCagttgatgaagatgcTGATACAAGGCCTATGAGTTCATGGAGGCTTTGGTACGGTAATCGACGTCCTTCTTTGACAACTGCAACTTTTAGAACTCAAAGCACAAAGCCAGAAAAGCCAGACCAGGAAACATCAGACTATAATGGCAACGCTTGCGATAGTCCAGTAAAGGGTGCTTCACCTTGGTGGAGGGTAGGTGGTTTTCCATCATTTAAGAGCCCGGGTAGGAAATCTCCTGAAGGGAGTAATCGGACTGCGGGGGAGTATGTTGATGAAGCTGGTTCTCAACTGCTGCGTACTGCAGGATCAATACCTGAAGAGCTTCAAAATGGGACAAATGATGAAACTGCGAAAGATCCGACCTGCGAGGTGTTGAAAGACGCTCCTAAGGAGGCAGTTGCTACCAAGTCCAAGAAGAAAACATGGCCTCTTTGGAATAAAGGCAGTGCTGCCACTGTAGATGAGAATAATACTGAACTTAATTCTGTTAAGCTAAAGAAACCTGTCACAAATGAGGTGATTGTAACCGCTAACGATGCTATTTTATTCAAAACAGATGAGCCTAAAGAAAGTCCTAGTGAAGGTAGTGCACAACTCCAGTCGGAGAATTCAGACCACAACGGTCATATATTGGTTCCTTCCTTTGATATTCTACCTAACTACACTGCTCTTTCTTACTTGTATATTTCAATTGGTACTATTGGTCATATGTTGCGGTTGATTGGCGAGTCGCGCTTCAAACATCAATCGCTATACAGGCGAAGTGCAGAGAAAGCAATAAATGTCTTATCTGATAACAAGACTAGGCCTGTGAAGGTATTGCTCGTAGGAGTGCATGGCTTTTTTCCAACTAAAATGATTCGCCCGATAATTGGGGAGCCAACAGGAACATCAACGAAATTTATAACAGAGGCAGAGAAGACAGTAATTCGTTGGTTTAAGAATCAAGGCACACCAGTTGAGGTGAGCAAAATTGCTCTTGAGAAAGAGGGTAAGATATTCGACAGAGTAGATTTTTTTTTCGAAGTAATGAAAAAGTGGTCTAATGAACTTAATGAGGCCGATTTCGTCTATTTTATTGCCCACTCACAGGGCTGTCCAGTGACAATAATGTTATTAGCGCGGTTAATCGATGCAGGGGTTATCCATTTAAAAACCCCATATACTAATCCAGATGCTCCTCTCGATTTCGTTGATGCTACAAAGGATAAGGTTATAAGTCTGCTTTGTATGGCGGGTATAAACAATGGGCCTTTCCACGGTGTAGACCAAACATTCCTCTTAAAGGCGTATGCCACCATAGAAAGTGATTCCTTGCAGGAACTCTTTCAGTTCCAAGATTTCAATGCTTTGCAATCGAAGAAGTATATCCAGGCATTGCGTCTCATTGTTGCGAATAATGTGAAAATAACCTTTATTGGCTCTATAAATGACCAGCTGGTTCCACTATACTCCTCGACATGCTTATTTGCCCATCACCCCAATATTTTCAAAGCCACATTTATCGATAAGGATTCGAAGACCCCTGCCTTCATCACGAGGATTGTGAAGATCGCATACCATCTAATAAATCTAGGCTATGATGACCACAACATCATCAAGGAGATCAGCGCCTCACTTGCAGGATCATTGACTTGCGGAGGCCACTCAAAAGTTTATTATGAAGACCAAGTATATGAGTTAGGGATAAAGTTTGCATTACAAACGACTAATCTGCCGGCAGACGTCCCCTTAATTTATAAACCTTACCAAGTCAATCAGCTAGGTTCCAATCCCTACCATCTTCCATGGTGCATGAGGGGCTTATTGTATGAAACCAGCGTGCATTTGGACAAAGAAGAGACCATTGAGTTATTCCGTGAGTTTGATGAATGGGAGCCGGAAACAAAGCAACTAAAGGACGTAAAGTTCAGGCTAAATGGCCTCAAATCAAAGTTATAA
- the LRS4 gene encoding Lrs4p (Syntenic homolog of Ashbya gossypii AER329C; Syntenic homolog of Saccharomyces cerevisiae YDR439W (LRS4)) yields MSTTLQVLANYYESVIQCEQIYSDHIIALQLRDPEAKEQHELMLTKEAISLKKQMEELVTENVIQQQEIEKLREVNKTQRSVLESKLETAKKQLAKYKEQKNGIQNYQENSNSPGKSKGRQSRFSRFHLLSPMQRLKSGERRPNKIAINNRVAQLRQLINEGQKTIFDDTSDDSMNRSDEMVFIESLKQRSMKAKDSSKDIKEFDDEGEARESDISTQKKKRKLSRKRIETVFTDNEEQDIARFKDLKNVFTSNN; encoded by the coding sequence ATGTCTACTACCCTCCAAGTCCTTGCTAATTATTATGAGTCTGTCATCCAGTGTGAGCAGATTTATAGCGATCACattattgctcttcaatTGAGAGATCCCGAGGCTAAAGAGCAACATGAATTGATGTTAACTAAGGAAGCAATCAGTTTAAAGAAACAAATGGAGGAATTGGTTACGGAGAACGTTATTCAACAGCAGGAGATTGAGAAGTTACGTGAAGTTAATAAGACGCAGCGTTCAGTATTGGAGTCCAAGCTAGAAACGGCAAAGAAGCAACTAGCCAAGTATAAGGAGCAAAAGAATGGGATACAAAACTACCAGGAGAATAGTAACTCACCCGGTAAGTCGAAAGGTAGGCAGTCTAGATTTAGTCGGTTCCATCTTTTGTCTCCAATGCAGAGGTTGAAATCAGGAGAGAGAAGACCAAATAAGATAGCGATAAATAACCGGGTTGCCCAGCTTCGACAATTGATAAATGAGGGCCAAAAGACGATTTTCGATGATACTTCAGACGATTCCATGAACCGTTCGGATGAAATGGTGTTTATTGAGTCTCTGAAGCAGAGAAGTATGAAAGCTAAAGACTCTAGTAAAGACATTAAGGAATTCGATGATGAGGGAGAAGCTAGAGAAAGTGATATTTCTACTCAGAAGAAGAAACGGAAGCTGTCACGGAAACGCATAGAAACTGTTTTTACGGATAACGAAGAACAAGACATTGCACGGTTTAAAGACTTGAAGAATGTGTTCACAAGTAATAATTAA
- the OST6 gene encoding dolichyl-diphosphooligosaccharide--protein glycotransferase (Syntenic homolog of Ashbya gossypii AER330W; Syntenic homolog of Saccharomyces cerevisiae YML019W (OST6)) gives MICSFVLLIFVLFETILGKVVIKKDLQQFQDDNGIIHLTEDIYKAVSSTPRNFYSILFITSSTVNTQGKVCDLCHQFTPTWNKVAWTFTHTVPEKLQFKFVFFEVDVSANPSLVKDLSLTTMPHCIVYQPGREQDFAWNTSGFYEYALTPETAVDVVKFANFIAKTVSVWVKVKMDFQNDVFLSYFIAVLVGILTIKKVILPRVKNKGRFFCCMFSILAMVLSITGFKFTQMNAIPFIAKDADGGIMYFAGSSAWQFGIEIFSVSLMYLGMGLCVLIMIFAMGQDHISHKMKIITACIMNMALFCLFAYFLSCYKLKVHNYPYTL, from the coding sequence ATGATATGCTCATTTGTTCTTCTAATATTTGTTCTTTTTGAGACAATATTGGGTAAAGTAGTTATTAAGAAGGATCTACAACAATTCCAAGATGATAATGGCATAATACACTTAACTGAAGACATCTATAAGGCTGTCTCTTCGACACCTAGGAATTTCTATTCGATTTTATTTATAACTTCATCAACTGTCAATACGCAGGGCAAAGTTTGTGATTTATGCCACCAATTCACTCCTACGTGGAACAAAGTAGCGTGGACTTTCACACATACGGTTCCCGAAAAGCTGCAGTTTAAATTTGTGTTCTTTGAAGTGGATGTAAGTGCTAATCCTTCATTGGTTAAGGACTTGTCGTTGACAACTATGCCGCACTGCATAGTCTATCAACCAGGACGAGAACAGGACTTTGCGTGGAACACTAGCGGTTTCTACGAGTATGCATTGACACCAGAAACAGCTGTTGATGTTGTCAAATTTGCTAATTTTATTGCGAAAACAGTTTCTGTTTGGGTTAAGGTGAAAATGGATTTCCAAAACGATGTATTCCTTAGCTACTTTATAGCTGTTCTTGTGGGTATCTTAACAATTAAGAAGGTAATCTTACCAAGAGTGAAAAATAAAGGTCGGTTTTTCTGTTGTATGTTTTCAATTCTAGCAATGGTGCTATCTATTACTGGTTTCAAGTTTACGCAGATGAATGCGATCCCTTTTATAGCGAAAGATGCAGATGGAGGCATTATGTATTTTGCCGGATCATCGGCTTGGCAGTTTGGGATAGAGATCTTCAGCGTTTCATTAATGTACCTTGGAATGGGTTTATGCGTTCTTATCATGATCTTTGCTATGGGACAGGATCACATATCCCACAAGATGAAGATCATAACGGCATGTATAATGAACATGGCGCTGTTCTGTCTGTTCGCTTACTTCTTGTCATGTTATAAACTTAAGGTTCACAATTATCCATATACTCTGTGA
- a CDS encoding uncharacterized protein (Syntenic homolog of Ashbya gossypii AER331C; Syntenic homolog of Saccharomyces cerevisiae YML018C and YDR438W (THI74)) → MGNATALGRWTLGLILLVVVIIVWVASSFLLSFMFEDGTYWKPYLVTYINTMSYSVLLLPFGVRALIRSRRSLSAIRPGSLEAQVDKGRETLALASEFTGRKNKRFDDVRGYTRLTIVQTARLSAEFFFLTFLANLVTNASLGYSSVASQTIMSSTSSLFTLFLGVRFHIESASRAKIAGAVISFAGIVLVTQSDVFGTAVNGLKDSAGANVDAENGFWNRADVRILFGNLLALLGAFIYGLYTTILKLRVKHVSRLNMNLFLGFVGLYTLVLLWPVIIILHVLKWETFEFPHGSKLIWVFTANIVINLAAEYCWAKSMLLTSPMTVTAGLSATIPLAMLGDFILNGKPMTLSYLIGSAMIFGSFIAISTASHNDPVLLKLENSQEAPYTTMLHVS, encoded by the coding sequence ATGGGGAACGCAACAGCTTTGGGAAGGTGGACCTTAGGGTTGATACTTTTAGTGGTTGTGATAATAGTTTGGGTTGCCTCTTCGTTTTTGCTATCATTTATGTTTGAGGATGGGACCTATTGGAAGCCATACTTGGTTACATATATTAATACTATGTCCTATAGTGTACTGCTTTTGCCATTTGGAGTGCGAGCATTAATAAGATCCCGCCGTAGTTTGAGTGCCATTAGGCCTGGATCGCTAGAAGCGCAGGTGGACAAGGGTCGGGAGACTTTAGCATTGGCGAGTGAGTTTACTGGACGCAAGAATAAGAGATTTGATGATGTGAGAGGATACACGCGTTTGACGATTGTTCAAACAGCACGCTTGAGTGCTGAATTTTTCTTTTTGACGTTTCTTGCCAATCTGGTGACAAATGCGTCCCTCGGATATTCTTCAGTAGCGTCTCAGACAATTATGTCCTCAACTTCGTCGCTATTTACCCTATTTTTGGGTGTTCGGTTCCACATTGAATCTGCAAGCAGGGCTAAGATAGCTGGAGCAGTGATTTCCTTTGCAGGCATAGTACTTGTGACCCAATCGGACGTCTTTGGTACAGCGGTTAATGGACTTAAAGATAGCGCTGGGGCCAACGTTGATGCCGAAAACGGGTTTTGGAATAGAGCTGATGTACGCATTCTCTTTGGTAACCTGCTGGCTCTCTTAGGTGCTTTCATATATGGGCTGTACACCACAATTCTGAAATTAAGGGTTAAGCATGTTTCGCGCTTGAATATGAACTTATTCCTAGGTTTTGTCGGTTTATATACGCTTGTTCTGCTTTGGCCAGTAATCATAATCCTTCATGTACTTAAATGGGAGACATTTGAGTTCCCTCATGGCTCTAAACTGATTTGGGTCTTTACTGCAAATATTGTCATCAACCTTGCTGCAGAATACTGCTGGGCTAAATCAATGTTGCTGACTTCTCCTATGACAGTCACTGCTGGATTAAGCGCAACTATACCATTGGCAATGCTCGGAGACTTTATACTAAACGGTAAACCGATGACCCTATCGTATTTGATAGGGTCCGCAATGATATTTGGCTCCTTTATCGCTATCAGCACAGCATCTCATAATGACCCTGTTCTACTTAAACTCGAGAACTCTCAAGAAGCTCCATATACCACCATGTTGCATGTCTCGTGA
- the PSP2 gene encoding Psp2p (Syntenic homolog of Ashbya gossypii AER332W; Syntenic homolog of Saccharomyces cerevisiae YML017W (PSP2); 1-intron in Ashbya gossypii): MASNNNAARKKMSLEEFLDDNSLNDSAWNEDEIDLNAISTTLSNTTSLDLLKSASMGGHGGQNNGEYGMGFSNGHHHHGSNRQYDPPYIIKFSNLPSKFSNFEIEDLFRTKFTRFVKFKMFWELNKNPPLDSGNVFDKHFTKASKVAFVEVYSFRDMDKVMSQWKGPLMELYGIKVDPAEFSDFQNYGNKNSLLSPSFPDASKPYLGPSKTDTYKKPTQPPKPKSNPFGDAKPVDTQTKILKIEETVEKFHIEDTSALRRISFGQTSPPDLKKVTMLKRNPKTSGPNNVGEDEGEEDEDEETKNKHTHQKSVPNSSKDKERQSTAETPKLKFSEVLQKAANEKDVSPVAAVTPLKTSGQTSNPSSISNTPAPTLDKGTSPIVEPEVEQRTDGSNVAGSSASKFVFKDGEDGQNRSNYHRGGHKGTLRGRGNALRRGGTRGGHRGNYEGRGNYEGRGNYEGRGNYEGRGNYEGRGNYEGRGKYEGRGGGHFSRYRENAATDNPNGSENNVRLQDRMEGDVNASGRHYANNGNRRHSNEGGHKGQSMYSLFRPAAGFLMGDSGNNGNSHNRDNNRSERGARGRGHGRGRGGRNPH, from the exons ATGG CAAGCAACAACAATGCGGCAAGAAAAAAGATGTCCTTGGAGGAATTCTTGGACGATAATTCATTGAATGATTCAGCGTGGAATGAGGATGAGATTGACCTAAATGCGATAAGTACTACTTTGAGCAATACTACTTCGTTAGATTTATTAAAATCCGCGTCGATGGGGGGCCATGGTGGTCAAAACAACGGTGAGTACGGGATGGGGTTTTCTAATGGTCATCACCACCATGGTTCGAATAGACAATATGATCCTCCATATATTATCAAATTCTCTAATTTACCAAGTAAGTTTTCTAATTTTGAGATCGAGGATTTGTTCCGTACTAAATTTACTCGGTTTGTAAAGTTCAAGATGTTTTGGGAGTTGAATAAAAACCCTCCTTTAGACAGTGGTAATGTGTTTGATAAACACTTTACTAAGGCCTCGAAGGTTGCGTTCGTTGAGGTTTATTCGTTTAGGGATATGGACAAGGTTATGAGTCAATGGAAAGGGCCATTGATGGAACTATACGGTATCAAAGTAGATCCAGCTGAGTTTTCTGATTTCCAAAACTATGGTAATAAGAATAGTCTTTTGTCTCCTTCTTTCCCTGATGCATCAAAACCTTATCTAGGACCCTCGAAAACTGATACTTATAAAAAGCCTACCCAGCCCCCCAAACCAAAGTCCAATCCATTCGGGGATGCTAAACCGGTTGACACTCAGACTAAAATTCTAAAGATAGAGGAAACGGTTGAGAAATTCCACATTGAGGATACTTCTGCCTTGAGGAGGATTTCATTTGGACAGACGTCACCTCCAGATCTCAAAAAGGTTACTATGCTCAAGAGAAATCCGAAAACTAGTGGTCCTAATAATGTAGGGGAGGATGAGggtgaagaagatgaggatgaagaaACTAAGAACAAACACACTCATCAGAAAAGCGTTCCCAATAGTTCTAAAGATAAGGAAAGACAGTCAACCGCCGAGACTCCAAAGTTAAAGTTTTCGGAGGTTTTGCAAAAAGCTGCTAATGAGAAGGATGTCAGCCCTGTAGCTGCAGTTACACCTTTGAAAACATCTGGTCAAACTTCGAATCCTTCCTCAATATCAAACACTCCTGCTCCTACTCTTGATAAAGGCACCAGCCCTATTGTCGAACCAGAAGTAGAGCAGCGTACTGATGGATCTAACGTAGCTGGATCATCAGCTTCGAAGTTTGTTTTCAAGGATGGAGAAGATGGCCAGAATAGGTCTAATTATCACCGTGGTGGTCATAAGGGCACTCTTCGTGGGAGAGGCAATGCCTTACGCAGAGGCGGCACGCGCGGTGGACATAGAGGCAACTATGAAGGAAGAGGTAACTACGAAGGAAGGGGCAACTATGAAGGTAGAGGTAACTATGAAGGTAGAGGTAACTATGAAGGTAGAGGTAACTACGAAGGTAGAGGCAAGTACGAAGGTAGAGGTGGTGGCCATTTCTCTCGCTATAGAGAAAATGCTGCCACTGATAATCCTAATGGAAGCGAAAATAATGTTAGGCTTCAAGATCGTATGGAAGGCGACGTTAACGCATCCGGAAGGCACTACGCCAATAATGGCAATCGCCGTCATAGCAATGAAGGCGGCCATAAGGGCCAGAGTATGTACTCACTATTCCGTCCAGCTGCAGGTTTCTTAATGGGCGATAGTGGAAACAATGGCAATAGTCATAATAGAGATAACAACAGAAGCGAGCGTGGTGCACGTGGTCGTGGCCATGGTCGTGGTCGCGGGGGTCGTAATCCTCACTGA
- the GPI19 gene encoding phosphatidylinositol N-acetylglucosaminyltransferase GPI19 (Syntenic homolog of Ashbya gossypii AER333C; Syntenic homolog of Saccharomyces cerevisiae YDR437W (GPI19)) — protein sequence MPNKTEERPTKKYSGFVQSVGITCILIFIIIWSFIPYPLVREELDSTPKTILQNAYILFDDLVDLLPQRYWIICIQCMILMNMLFVYIGLPIFNDAVLNVSLDDLRTITDSKTTIVEFGSHEEFMRRYAHQETSGVYDIPITKVSIILHGLHKSKDI from the coding sequence ATGCCTAATAAAACTGAAGAAAGGCCTACCAAAAAGTACTCTGGCTTTGTACAATCCGTTGGGATCACATGCATTCTAATATTTATCATAATATGGTCTTTTATACCGTATCCGCTGGTTAGGGAAGAGCTGGACTCAACGCCGAAAACAATCTTACAAAATGCATATATCTTATTTGATGACTTGGTAGATCTTCTGCCTCAAAGATATTGGATCATATGCATACAGTGTATGATACTAATGAATATGCTGTTTGTATATATTGGATTACCTATTTTTAATGATGCTGTATTAAATGTATCGTTGGATGACCTTCGAACAATTACAGATTCAAAGACTACTATCGTTGAATTTGGAAGCCATGAAGAATTTATGAGGCGTTACGCCCACCAAGAAACTAGTGGGGTGTATGATATACCAATAACCAAGGTTTCCATCATATTGCATGGCCTACATAAATCTAAAGATATTTAG
- the PPZ1 gene encoding salt homeostasis regulator (Syntenic homolog of Ashbya gossypii AER334C; Syntenic homolog of Saccharomyces cerevisiae YML016C (PPZ1) and YDR436W (PPZ2)) has product MGNTPSKTLSSTKKKSANSNSSNNEDLPQFTRTDTGQSAKSSRSVRSSRSRKSQSGSVPGTPKAAMIDSSAMSIPGSSHSRKNSYTHLNLPLPVLSRSNSQHSFTPQQHTNEAQDQRLAADQRTADQQRTPRAASFSNGELPPSMVQMEPKSPILRYFSSNNNLNTSYNENSLTDDDMDTYNGIDGTEDSHSHKSRRETARRRSSVSSQRRKSGGQQHLELPSFPTTLSRTSSHSSSHSRKSSLSGVGGSSGGNSVYSTPLASPAIHKEEPSGYFGNVDGPFVGSKEALGGCAIDDGQEHEFNATPEGSDTFVRGIQDGEELLVDGQDGTIPKNKKPIKPLDIDEMIQKLLDAGYLGKRTRTVCLKNSEIAQICQQAREIFLSQPSLLELSPPVKIVGDVHGQYADLLRLFTKCGFPPSSNYLFLGDYVDRGKQSLETILLLLCYKIKYPENFFLLRGNHECANVTRVYGFYDECKRRCNIKTWKLFIDTFNTLPLAAIVAGKIFCVHGGLSPVLNSMDEIRHVSRPTDVPDFGLINDLLWSDPTDSPNEWEDNERGVSYCYNKVAINKFLNKFGFDLVCRAHMVVEDGYEFFNDRSLVTVFSAPNYCGEFDNWGAVMSVSEGLLCSFELLDPLDGAALKQVMKKGRQERKLANKQQQQHEKQLEV; this is encoded by the coding sequence ATGGGTAACACTCCATCGAAGACGCTTTCCTCTACAAAGAAGAAATCTGCGAATAGCAATAGTAGTAACAATGAAGACTTACCGCAGTTTACACGAACTGACACGGGACAGTCTGCCAAAAGTTCCAGATCGGTGAGATCAAGTAGGTCACGAAAGTCACAGTCAGGATCGGTACCTGGTACACCAAAGGCTGCTATGATTGATAGCAGTGCTATGTCGATACCTGGCTCGTCTCATTCGAGAAAAAATAGTTATACGCATCTGAACCTGCCGTTGCCGGTGCTGTCAAGGTCCAATTCACAGCATAGTTTCACCCCCCAGCAGCATACAAACGAAGCACAGGACCAGCGACTAGCGGCTGATCAGAGGACAGCCGACCAGCAGCGAACTCCGCGTGCGGCAAGTTTTAGTAATGGCGAATTACCGCCTTCAATGGTTCAGATGGAACCAAAATCTCCAATTTTACGATAtttttcatcaaataaCAATCTTAACACGTCTTACAACGAAAATTCTCTAACGGATGACGACATGGATACTTATAATGGTATAGACGGCACGGAAGACTCACATTCCCACAAATCACGGCGAGAGACTGCAAGGAGAAGGAGTAGCGTATCGAGTCAGCGCAGAAAGTCGGGAGGCCAACAGCATCTGGAGTTGCCGTCTTTCCCAACCACGTTGAGCCGAACGTCTTCTCACTCAAGTTCGCATAGTAGGAAGTCATCTTTAAGTGGTGTTGGCGGGAGCTCAGGCGGTAATTCGGTATATTCAACCCCTTTGGCGTCTCCTGCAATTCATAAAGAGGAGCCATCAGGGTATTTTGGTAATGTTGATGGTCCTTTTGTTGGTTCCAAAGAAGCATTAGGTGGATGTGCCATTGACGATGGTCAAGAACACGAATTCAACGCAACTCCAGAAGGTAGTGATACTTTTGTGCGAGGTATTCAGGACGGGGAGGAGTTGTTGGTGGATGGTCAGGATGGCACTATACCTAAAAACAAGAAGCCTATCAAACCGCTTGATATCGATGAGATGATCCAAAAGCTACTAGACGCGGGTTACCTTGGTAAACGTACTAGGACGGTGTGCCTAAAGAACTCAGAGATAGCACAGATTTGCCAGCAAGCGCGTGAAATATTTTTGTCGCAACCATCTCTTTTGGAGCTTTCACCTCCGGTGAAGATAGTTGGTGATGTGCATGGTCAGTATGCCGATTTGCTACGACTATTTACAAAGTGTGGGTTTCCTCCATCATCAAACTATTTATTTTTAGGGGACTATGTTGATCGTGGTAAGCAATCCCTAGAGACCATTCTACTACTTTTATGTTACAAGATTAAATATCCGGAAAATTTCTTTCTATTAAGAGGCAATCATGAATGCGCTAATGTGACCAGAGTGTACGGTTTTTACGATGAATGCAAACGCCGTTGTAATATCAAGACTTGGAAATTGTTTATCGATACTTTTAATACATTACCACTAGCCGCTATTGTTGCGGGGAAAATTTTCTGTGTTCACGGCGGGTTATCTCCTGTATTAAATTCAATGGATGAAATACGGCATGTCAGCAGACCTACCGATGTTCCAGATTTTGGCTTGATCAATGATCTTCTATGGTCGGATCCCACTGACTCGCCGAATGAGTGGGAGGATAATGAACGTGGGGTGAGCTACTGTTACAATAAGGTTGCTATCAACAAGTTCTTGAATAAATTTGGATTTGACTTGGTTTGTAGGGCTCACATGGTCGTTGAAGATGGTTATGAGTTTTTCAACGATAGAAGTTTGGTTACAGTTTTTAGTGCCCCAAACTACTGTGGCGAATTTGATAACTGGGGTGCTGTGATGAGCGTCAGCGAAGGCTTGCTCTGTAGTTTTGAATTATTAGATCCATTGGATGGTGCCGCTTTAAAGCAGGTAATGAAGAAGGGTAGACAGGAACGGAAATTGGCTAATaagcagcagcaacagcatGAAAAACAACTAGAAGTATAG
- the PPM1 gene encoding leucine carboxy methyltransferase (Syntenic homolog of Ashbya gossypii ADR178W; Syntenic homolog of Saccharomyces cerevisiae YDR435C (PPM1)) codes for MDRAVQQTDYDAFSCRMAAILKGYLPSKAQMDTCGYKDYKEVHVEYTGALKGLSRRIYSQVDRACRSLLPVMNHGSYVRAVSVDMEVHKFLERHGGRAQVVNLGCGSDLRMVMLLEKYREMKYLDVDFAECVRLKKNALQRHSFGARLGLVEDGSMEIVTDRYSLVAGDLRNLEVVLGLLQKYTAADVPALVITECVLCYLGDQDAKRLVDCVVGFYSHGTWVSYDPIGGSGSNDRFGSIMQYNLRESRQLELPTLMTYNTKDSYAARFPGEPSTKTMWEYYNEDLLMEERRRLRTLQFLDEVEELEIILTHYIILTTNW; via the coding sequence ATGGACAGGGCTGTTCAGCAGACTGATTACGATGCATTTTCGTGTAGAATGGCGGCAATTTTGAAGGGGTACCTTCCGAGTAAAGCACAGATGGATACGTGCGGATACAAAGACTACAAAGAGGTGCACGTTGAGTATACAGGGGCACTGAAGGGGCTGAGTCGGAGGATATACTCGCAGGTGGACCGGGCGTGCCGGTCGCTGTTGCCGGTGATGAACCACGGCAGCTATGTTCGAGCAGTGTCGGTTGACATGGAGGTTCACAAGTTTCTGGAGCGGCATGGGGGCCGCGCTCAGGTTGTGAATCTTGGCTGTGGATCGGATCTGCGCATGGTAATGCTACTGGAGAAGTACCGCGAGATGAAGTACCTGGATGTTGACTTCGCCGAGTGTGTTCGCCTAAAGAAAAATGCGCTGCAGAGGCACTCATTTGGGGCGCGTTTGGGCCTTGTTGAGGATGGATCTATGGAGATCGTTACGGATCGGTACAGCCTTGTTGCGGGTGATCTGAGGAACCTGGAAGTTGTGCTCGGGTTGCTGCAGAAGTACACTGCGGCGGATGTGCCAGCGCTGGTTATAACAGAGTGTGTCCTATGCTACCTCGGGGACCAGGATGCAAAGCGACTGGTTGACTGCGTGGTTGGGTTTTACAGCCATGGGACCTGGGTCTCGTACGATCCGATTGGTGGATCTGGGTCAAATGATCGATTTGGATCTATCATGCAATATAACTTGCGAGAATCAAGACAGCTGGAATTGCCGACGTTGATGACCTACAACACGAAGGATTCCTATGCTGCACGGTTTCCAGGTGAGCCAAGTACGAAGACCATGTGGGAGTACTACAATGAGGATTTGTTAATGGAAGAGAGACGGCGTCTGAGAACGCTGCAGTTTCTTGATGAAGTCGAAGAGTTAGAAATTATACTAACACACTACATAATCCTTACGACGAACTGGTGA